From Streptomyces yatensis, one genomic window encodes:
- a CDS encoding NADH-quinone oxidoreductase subunit NuoF family protein: protein MITTKPRLACVDPPRLLAGLDEVYRLDRVGHLTVHGTMPALRADELVALAENIDLRGRGGAGFPFATKVQAVVESAGRREGRCTVVVNGSEGEPSCLKDTALLLHTPHLVIDGAVLAAEALGAEEVAIAVHRTDVEESVAAAIAERGPSGVPVSVNRTPDRFVAGEGGAVINGISGAPAIPNGRKIRTSDSGLSGLPTLLSNTETFAQLAVAARMGALPYRSVGLPTEPGTTLLTVGGKYVMETPTGVPLTYVLELCGLTPGQAVLVGGYHGKWLDPRSINAATISRESMKKHGARLGAGAVLPIPENTCPLGETARVARWLAAETAGQCGPCFIGLPALADAIGQVERGGGQASIDNVRAYVNSVRGRGACSHPDGTAGFVTTALDAFPEEFEAHALGAGCGRPTMGVLPLPEDGLRPALPPAPLNPGARDERPQRGPMEKLLVDWSLCQGHGLCADILPPEVLTLGIDGYPASAKMDVPRQLRAQAVRAVRRCPALALRIEE, encoded by the coding sequence GTGATCACGACCAAACCCAGGCTCGCCTGTGTCGATCCGCCCCGGCTGCTGGCCGGGCTCGACGAGGTGTACCGGCTCGACCGGGTCGGCCATCTGACCGTTCACGGCACCATGCCCGCCCTTAGGGCCGATGAACTCGTGGCGCTCGCCGAGAACATCGATCTGCGCGGGCGCGGCGGCGCCGGATTCCCCTTCGCCACCAAGGTCCAGGCCGTCGTGGAGTCGGCCGGCCGGCGCGAGGGCCGTTGCACCGTGGTGGTCAACGGCAGCGAGGGCGAGCCCAGCTGCCTCAAGGACACCGCGCTGCTGCTGCACACCCCGCATCTGGTGATCGACGGCGCCGTGCTGGCCGCCGAGGCGCTCGGTGCCGAGGAGGTCGCCATCGCGGTGCACCGTACGGATGTCGAGGAGTCCGTGGCCGCCGCGATCGCCGAACGCGGCCCCAGCGGGGTCCCGGTGAGCGTGAACCGCACCCCGGACCGGTTCGTCGCCGGTGAGGGCGGCGCGGTCATCAACGGCATCAGCGGCGCCCCGGCCATCCCCAACGGCCGGAAGATCCGGACCAGCGACAGCGGGCTCAGCGGACTGCCCACCCTGCTGTCCAACACCGAGACCTTCGCCCAGCTCGCGGTGGCGGCGCGGATGGGCGCGCTGCCGTACCGCTCGGTGGGGCTGCCCACCGAACCGGGCACCACGCTGCTGACGGTCGGCGGGAAGTACGTGATGGAGACGCCCACCGGGGTGCCGCTGACGTACGTCCTGGAGCTGTGCGGTCTGACCCCGGGCCAGGCGGTGCTGGTGGGCGGCTACCACGGCAAGTGGCTGGACCCCCGGAGCATCAACGCCGCCACGATCTCCCGGGAGTCCATGAAGAAGCACGGCGCCCGGCTGGGCGCCGGGGCGGTGCTGCCCATCCCGGAGAACACCTGCCCGCTCGGCGAGACCGCGCGGGTGGCGCGCTGGCTGGCCGCCGAGACGGCCGGTCAGTGCGGGCCCTGCTTCATCGGGCTGCCGGCGCTCGCGGACGCCATCGGCCAGGTGGAGCGCGGCGGCGGTCAGGCCTCGATCGACAATGTGCGCGCCTACGTCAACTCGGTGCGGGGGCGCGGGGCCTGCAGCCATCCCGACGGCACCGCCGGTTTCGTGACCACCGCGCTGGACGCGTTCCCCGAGGAGTTCGAGGCGCATGCGCTCGGCGCCGGCTGCGGACGGCCCACGATGGGCGTGCTGCCGCTGCCGGAGGACGGGCTGCGGCCGGCCCTGCCGCCCGCCCCGCTGAACCCCGGGGCGCGCGACGAGCGCCCCCAGCGGGGGCCGATGGAAAAGCTCCTGGTGGACTGGTCGCTGTGCCAGGGCCACGGGCTGTGCGCGGACATCCTGCCGCCCGAGGTGCTGACGCTCGGGATCGACGGCTATCCGGCCTCGGCCAAGATGGATGTGCCCCGGCAGCTGCGGGCCCAGGCGGTCCGCGCGGTACGCCGCTGCCCCGCCCTGGCGCTGCGTATCGAGGAGTAG
- a CDS encoding RNA polymerase sigma factor yields the protein MEHDHQARVGRSAGARRAATAHLHEAADDDAATDPPAAGHPDTEGFQGREHTDRPVRPLSDHELTRQLAEGYRSGSSSPAAGDLLYRRHHAATLRYALTCCRDPHDAEDLASEAFFRTFEAVRAGGGPRGPWRPYLLTVVRHTATEWSAGERRVLLTADFESWRQYAPTADPQQYLVAREDRRLLIRSFRGLPERWQTVLWLTLVEEESPHRVAVVLGISPSGVTSLAFRAREGLRESYLRAHLESARDDRCRHYSGLIGASVRRGGVRGRALARHLAGCAFCSHAYGELLGLNAAMRTAPRTAAPAGARR from the coding sequence ATGGAACACGATCACCAGGCGCGCGTCGGCCGTTCGGCCGGCGCGCGTCGCGCTGCCACCGCGCACTTACACGAGGCCGCGGACGACGACGCGGCCACCGATCCTCCGGCGGCGGGACATCCGGACACCGAGGGGTTCCAGGGCCGGGAGCATACCGACCGCCCGGTCCGCCCCCTCTCGGACCACGAGCTCACCCGGCAATTGGCGGAGGGTTACCGGTCGGGCAGCAGCAGCCCGGCGGCGGGCGACCTGCTCTACCGCCGCCACCACGCGGCGACCCTGCGCTACGCCCTGACCTGCTGCCGTGACCCGCATGACGCCGAGGACCTGGCCTCCGAGGCGTTCTTCCGCACCTTCGAGGCCGTGCGCGCCGGGGGCGGGCCCCGGGGTCCCTGGCGGCCGTATCTGCTCACGGTGGTGCGCCATACGGCGACGGAGTGGAGCGCCGGGGAGCGCCGGGTGCTGCTGACCGCAGACTTCGAGTCCTGGCGGCAGTACGCGCCCACGGCCGATCCCCAGCAGTATCTGGTGGCCCGGGAGGACCGCCGGTTGCTCATCCGCAGCTTCCGGGGGCTTCCCGAGCGCTGGCAGACCGTGCTGTGGCTGACCCTCGTCGAGGAGGAGTCCCCGCACCGGGTGGCCGTGGTCCTGGGCATCTCCCCCAGCGGGGTGACGTCGCTGGCCTTCCGGGCCCGGGAGGGGCTGCGGGAGTCGTATCTGCGGGCCCATCTGGAGTCGGCGCGCGACGACCGGTGCCGGCACTACAGCGGCCTGATCGGCGCCTCGGTGCGCCGGGGCGGGGTGCGTGGCCGGGCGCTCGCGCGCCATCTGGCCGGATGCGCCTTCTGCTCCCACGCCTACGGCGAACTGCTCGGTCTGAACGCGGCGATGCGCACGGCCCCGCGTACGGCGGCACCGGCGGGGGCGCGGCGATAG
- a CDS encoding PucR family transcriptional regulator: MMGELVNRIWSRPRGEWTRVLRNELPSLADEVVENLRHRIPGFAELLEDSERDKVRGGVEQALLTALGHRKAVEDGAGEQAATPASGEEALAEVPPERARRDLFEALIGEVAVSERTLMELSRAARWPLPETVQAIALPTPGEAPQLATVLGDTLIGAVGDELCLLIPDPDADPGPTVETAATAATPEGDREPEREAPAEPGTRAALETALRGRTAAVGHVVPLNDASSSVRWARRLLTLAPARPGPEARVLFVDDHLSMLLLLQDESLVRALAARWLKPLVGLTPRQSERLQMTLLAWLEGGGAPEAAKALKVHPQTVRYRLRQIEKLFGPGLRDPRIRFELEMALRGRRLMAQMDRIRRQASRVGRRTRAGAPPGVRPLGIAREARVNGL; encoded by the coding sequence ATGATGGGCGAACTCGTGAACCGCATCTGGTCCCGCCCCCGTGGTGAGTGGACCCGAGTGCTGCGCAATGAACTCCCGTCCCTGGCCGACGAGGTGGTTGAGAACCTTCGGCACAGAATTCCGGGATTCGCCGAACTTCTGGAGGACTCTGAGCGAGACAAGGTCCGAGGGGGAGTCGAGCAGGCTCTCCTGACGGCACTCGGCCACCGCAAGGCGGTCGAGGACGGCGCGGGCGAGCAGGCCGCGACCCCCGCCTCCGGTGAGGAGGCGCTGGCCGAGGTGCCGCCCGAGCGGGCCCGGCGCGATCTGTTCGAGGCCCTCATCGGTGAAGTGGCGGTCTCCGAGCGCACCCTGATGGAGCTCTCCCGGGCGGCCCGGTGGCCGCTTCCCGAGACGGTGCAGGCCATCGCCCTGCCCACGCCGGGCGAGGCGCCGCAGTTGGCCACCGTGCTGGGAGACACCCTCATCGGCGCGGTCGGCGACGAGCTGTGCCTGCTGATCCCCGACCCGGACGCGGACCCGGGCCCCACGGTGGAGACCGCCGCCACCGCCGCCACCCCGGAAGGCGACCGGGAGCCGGAGCGCGAGGCGCCCGCCGAGCCCGGCACCCGGGCGGCGCTGGAGACCGCGCTGCGCGGCCGCACCGCGGCCGTGGGCCATGTGGTGCCGCTCAACGACGCGTCCTCGTCGGTGCGGTGGGCACGGCGCCTGCTGACCCTGGCGCCCGCCCGCCCCGGCCCCGAGGCCCGGGTGCTCTTCGTCGACGACCATCTGTCGATGCTGCTGCTCCTGCAGGACGAGTCGCTGGTCCGGGCGCTGGCCGCCCGGTGGCTCAAGCCGCTGGTCGGGCTGACCCCCCGGCAGAGCGAGCGGCTGCAGATGACGCTGCTGGCCTGGCTGGAGGGCGGTGGCGCGCCCGAGGCGGCCAAGGCCCTCAAGGTGCATCCGCAGACCGTGCGTTACCGGCTGCGCCAGATCGAAAAGCTCTTCGGGCCGGGCCTGCGGGACCCCCGAATACGCTTCGAGCTGGAGATGGCGCTGCGCGGCCGCAGGCTGATGGCGCAGATGGACCGGATCCGGCGCCAGGCGTCCCGGGTCGGCCGCCGGACCCGGGCCGGTGCGCCCCCCGGTGTCCGGCCGCTGGGCATCGCCAGGGAGGCGCGCGTCAACGGACTCTGA
- a CDS encoding DUF4142 domain-containing protein, with the protein MPPANLTRPIASSRTIGTGLIIGALAVTLAAILIPVSLFGESSAALPRNGVTDDGGGTVSTQYGPLTATDRDFVRKVRLAGTWELPAGRLAQERGGRDAVKTAGEHLIEGHTELDRRSEEVGRALGIQLPNQPNAQQQGWLNEMTSAGSSAQFERVFANRLRAAHGKVFNLVAQVRAESRNSMVRSLATRANAIVLDHITVLEDTGLVDFDTL; encoded by the coding sequence GTGCCACCAGCAAACCTCACCAGACCCATCGCCTCCAGCCGAACCATCGGCACCGGGCTCATCATTGGGGCACTCGCCGTCACACTGGCGGCGATCCTCATCCCGGTGTCGCTGTTCGGCGAGAGCAGCGCGGCCCTGCCGCGCAACGGCGTCACGGACGACGGCGGTGGGACGGTCAGCACCCAGTACGGGCCGCTCACGGCCACTGACCGGGACTTTGTCCGCAAAGTCAGGCTCGCCGGAACGTGGGAGCTCCCCGCCGGACGCCTCGCCCAGGAGCGGGGCGGCCGGGACGCGGTGAAGACCGCCGGTGAGCATCTCATCGAGGGACACACCGAACTCGACCGCCGCTCCGAGGAGGTCGGCCGGGCACTCGGGATCCAGCTGCCCAACCAGCCCAACGCGCAGCAACAGGGCTGGCTGAACGAGATGACCAGCGCCGGCAGCAGCGCCCAGTTCGAGCGGGTGTTCGCAAACCGGTTGCGCGCCGCTCACGGCAAGGTGTTCAACCTTGTGGCGCAGGTGCGCGCCGAGAGCCGCAACTCCATGGTCAGATCTCTGGCCACCAGGGCCAATGCCATCGTTCTCGACCACATCACGGTCCTCGAGGACACCGGGCTTGTCGACTTCGACACCCTCTAA
- a CDS encoding SCO0930 family lipoprotein — translation MEKRHIAFAGVSVAMVLLTAACGSSKDNSAGSANVQPAGGSQTVGAGASASAGAGAVAGATGGYEAGGDTGAAAGGEAERTGPAKQLAVKEDAKLGKFVTDSKGWTLYRFDEDTPKPAKSNCNDDCATKWPAVPADDAAATTGIESSKLGSVTRSDGTKQLTLAGWPVYRFAGDAKPGDTKGQGVGGTWNALAPDGKPAGKTAAADDSLQLMVNNNAELGKIIVDGKGMTVYRFNKDSAWPMKTGCLGACLDTWKPVKAVDTTKVAGLDAAKVTSFKRPDGTKQAAFDCWLLYTFTGDKKPGDINGQGVKGTWFAVTDKGKKAGQ, via the coding sequence ATGGAGAAGCGTCACATCGCGTTCGCCGGGGTGTCGGTAGCGATGGTTCTGCTGACGGCGGCTTGCGGCAGCAGCAAGGACAACTCCGCGGGCAGCGCCAATGTGCAGCCGGCGGGCGGCAGTCAGACCGTGGGTGCGGGGGCCTCCGCGTCGGCGGGCGCGGGCGCGGTGGCCGGCGCGACCGGCGGCTACGAGGCGGGCGGCGACACCGGTGCCGCCGCGGGCGGCGAGGCCGAGCGCACCGGTCCGGCCAAGCAGCTGGCGGTCAAGGAGGACGCCAAGCTGGGCAAGTTCGTCACCGACAGCAAGGGCTGGACCCTCTACCGGTTCGACGAGGACACCCCCAAGCCCGCCAAGTCCAACTGCAACGACGACTGCGCCACCAAGTGGCCCGCGGTGCCCGCTGACGACGCCGCGGCCACCACCGGTATCGAGTCGAGCAAGCTGGGCTCGGTCACCCGCTCCGACGGCACCAAGCAGCTGACGCTGGCGGGCTGGCCGGTCTACCGCTTCGCGGGCGACGCCAAGCCGGGTGACACCAAGGGCCAGGGCGTGGGCGGCACCTGGAACGCGCTGGCGCCCGACGGAAAGCCGGCCGGCAAGACCGCGGCCGCGGACGACAGCCTCCAGCTGATGGTCAACAACAACGCCGAGCTCGGCAAGATCATCGTGGACGGCAAGGGCATGACCGTCTACCGGTTCAACAAGGACAGCGCCTGGCCGATGAAGACCGGCTGCCTCGGTGCCTGCCTGGACACCTGGAAGCCCGTCAAGGCCGTGGACACCACGAAGGTCGCCGGGCTCGACGCCGCGAAGGTCACCTCCTTCAAGCGCCCCGACGGCACCAAGCAGGCGGCGTTCGACTGCTGGCTGCTGTACACCTTCACCGGGGACAAGAAGCCCGGTGACATCAACGGACAGGGCGTGAAGGGCACCTGGTTCGCGGTCACCGACAAGGGCAAGAAGGCGGGCCAGTAG
- a CDS encoding DUF1996 domain-containing protein produces MRQQTHKRGRFTNKTVAIVAALALGGGGAAIIAANASAHGDKGDSGQNHTVAAKAGTIQCPDVGQKLSDVPEKARPEVDKNLAELDNQVAKAYQQMNQQQGSSDAVLSKLNDERSRTMDNIGSAMGGDNSQLQGMNDCKWQEIATQGGQQQGGQQQGGDQQGDQQGDQQSGQQGGGDQQGGDQQGGGDQGGEGANEVPGNAGGQAGNGPSQDDFVDITKVQPNVQQPPQAQQNGSSGTFTTECGVGDPKLRNSDNVIVAPGVGNGAHHTHDYVGNDSNDAFANNQTFEQGGTSCENQDDKSTYYWPVVRAQDGKDEADANELGGGQEGNVGTILTPTSSKIEFKGNAQSKVTAMPKFLRIITGDAKAFTNGDANANASWSCTGFEDRQLTDKYPLCPEGSSVTRTFDFQSCWDGKNIDSANHRDHVAFANEDGSCPNGFQAIPQLVNTITYDVPANTPFAVDGFPEQLHKPITDHDDFINVMSEDLMNEAVDCINSGKQCG; encoded by the coding sequence ATGAGGCAACAGACCCACAAACGCGGGCGGTTCACCAATAAGACCGTCGCCATCGTCGCCGCCCTGGCGCTCGGCGGCGGCGGGGCCGCGATCATCGCCGCCAACGCGTCCGCCCACGGCGACAAGGGCGACTCCGGCCAGAACCACACCGTGGCCGCGAAGGCGGGGACGATCCAGTGCCCCGATGTGGGGCAGAAGCTGAGTGATGTGCCGGAGAAGGCCAGGCCCGAGGTCGACAAGAACCTGGCCGAGCTGGACAACCAGGTGGCCAAGGCCTACCAGCAGATGAACCAGCAGCAGGGTTCGAGCGACGCGGTGCTCTCCAAGCTCAACGACGAGCGCTCCCGGACGATGGACAACATCGGTTCTGCCATGGGCGGCGACAACTCCCAGCTGCAGGGGATGAACGACTGCAAGTGGCAGGAGATCGCCACCCAGGGCGGTCAGCAGCAGGGTGGTCAGCAGCAAGGCGGCGACCAGCAAGGCGACCAGCAAGGCGACCAGCAGAGTGGTCAGCAGGGCGGCGGCGACCAGCAGGGCGGCGACCAGCAAGGCGGCGGCGACCAGGGCGGCGAGGGCGCCAACGAGGTGCCCGGCAACGCGGGCGGCCAGGCGGGCAACGGTCCCTCGCAGGACGACTTCGTCGACATCACCAAGGTGCAGCCGAACGTCCAGCAGCCGCCGCAGGCCCAGCAGAACGGCTCCAGCGGCACCTTCACCACCGAGTGCGGCGTCGGCGACCCCAAACTGCGCAACAGCGACAACGTGATCGTCGCGCCCGGTGTCGGCAACGGCGCTCACCACACCCACGACTACGTGGGCAACGACAGCAACGACGCCTTCGCCAACAACCAGACCTTCGAGCAGGGCGGCACCTCCTGCGAGAACCAGGACGACAAGTCGACCTACTACTGGCCGGTGGTCCGCGCCCAGGACGGCAAGGACGAGGCGGACGCCAATGAGCTCGGCGGTGGCCAGGAGGGCAACGTCGGCACGATCCTGACCCCCACCAGCTCCAAGATCGAGTTCAAGGGCAACGCGCAGAGCAAGGTCACCGCGATGCCGAAGTTCCTGCGCATCATCACCGGTGACGCCAAGGCGTTCACCAACGGCGACGCCAACGCCAACGCCTCCTGGAGCTGCACCGGCTTCGAGGACCGGCAGCTGACCGACAAGTACCCGCTCTGCCCCGAGGGCAGCTCCGTCACCCGGACCTTCGACTTCCAGAGCTGCTGGGACGGCAAGAACATCGACAGCGCCAACCACCGTGACCACGTGGCCTTCGCGAACGAGGACGGCTCCTGCCCCAACGGCTTCCAGGCCATCCCGCAGCTGGTGAACACGATCACCTACGATGTGCCGGCCAACACCCCGTTCGCCGTGGACGGCTTCCCCGAGCAGTTGCACAAGCCCATCACCGACCACGACGACTTCATCAACGTGATGTCGGAGGACCTGATGAACGAGGCGGTGGACTGCATCAACAGCGGCAAGCAGTGCGGCTGA